ATTCTTTAAACGAGAATTGAGCTGTCGAAAGAGATTGACTAGAAGATCCCGTTTGGATGGTAAAtaaaaatgagttataattaatgtcaaattttatttcacttatttaaatttaatatcaaatacttttataaaaaaaaaacgtttgtaattataaaatatatattttattagatTTAAATAAAGTGTCCCGTACCTTAAATTTCATGAGATGCCGTGTTACGTGTCTgtatccgtgtccgttttggtgctacctagacgGCAACTACTAATCTACTATAATGCTGTTGTTGGTGCTGATGATGACAGTAGAGTAAACACAATTATAAGGACCTAAAATATGCAATAGTGTAGCTTTAAGGACCCCAAAGTTGATAGTGTAGCTATAAGGACCTCCACAAACATTTTCGTTAACTTTCACGGTGTTTTGTATTGTTTCATTGACTTTTTGTCTTTGAAAATTGAAACTAATACGCGTAACATACATGATATGcttaaataattttatttgtcCAATTTATTCGTACCCTCATCGAGGACTCAAATATGAGCTGAGACCCGAATTTACCCGACCAAATATAACCCGGCTCGTATGTTTATTGTTGCAAATTGATTACTATCCATAAAAAACCTTGAAAATAGTTGCCCGGAAATGACCTGAATTCTAAATGACCTTACCCGACCCGAATTCTAAATGACCTTACCCGACCCGAATTCTTACAAACCTAAACCTTTTGTTAATTGTCGTGTTTTAAGTTTTAGACGGATATACTCGTCTTAAATTAAAATCCGTGAACGATATTTATTGAAAAAGACTTGTCTAGAAAGTAGACCTGACAAAATTGTCTCGACACGATCCGCAGGAATTGAGGACGCGAATCTAAGCTGAGACCCGAATGATGACCCGACCCAATATAACCCGAGCTGAATGTTTATTGTTGTGAATTGATAACTAATCCACAAAAATTTGATATAGTTGACCCGGAAATGATCCGAACTCGAAATGACCTAATCCAACCCGAAATTTACAAACCCGAACCCAAATTGATCGATCCGAAGCCAACCTAATTAATCCGTTTACCAACTATATAGTAAAAAGAGATACGCAAGAACGAATTGTAATTAGTACGGAGTACTATTTTTGGAGACGATGGTAGAGGAAAACACAAATTGgacaaataaaattatttaagCATATCATGTATTGTAcgcatattagttttaattttcAAAGACAAAAAGTCAATGAAATAATACAAAACACCGTGAAAGTTAACGGAAAATGTTTGTGGAGGTCCTTATAGCTACACTATCAACTTTGGGGTCCTTAAAGCTACACTCTTGCATATTTTAGGTCCTTATAATTGGGTTTACTCCAGTtatttatgatgatgatgatgatggaagtTTGTGATATCCTAGCTTCCCCCTACACCATATAAAAAGTTAGAAACTCCAAAACGATTTGATCTCGGATCACCTCAAAACACAATTCTTAAAAATCCCAAAACACCAAAATCCCAATTTAACCACCGCAACCACCACCGCACAATGACACAAACAGCAGGACAGAGCGCAGAAACCCTACAATTCCTAAGCAACATCCTGTCACAACGCGGTCCATCCTCCGTCCCATACACCGAAGACGTCAAATGGCTAATCCGTCAACACTTAATCTCTCTTTCCCAAACCTTTCCGTCTCTCCATATCAATTCCGCCATTTTCACACATAACGATGGTCGCACCGTTAATCTCCTCCAAACTCAAGGTACAATTCCTATGATTTACCAAAACCTAACTTATAATATTCCCATTATTATTTGGCTTGTTGAATTATATCCGCGGCATCCTCCGCTTGTTTTTCTTAACCCGACCCGCGAAATGATTATTAAGCGGCCGCATAATCATGTTACTCCTTCTGGTATGGTTAATGTTCCGTATTTGCATAATTGGATTTATCCCAGTTCTAATTTGGTTGACCTTGCCAAAAGCTTGGGGGTCTGTTTTGCCCTTGACCCCCCGCTTTATTCGCAGAGGCCTCGTAATTACAATTCCAACCCTaatcctaaccctaaccctaacccgaACGCTAATGTAAGtaggttagggttagggtttgggGGGTATGGGAGTGGGAGGACGGAGGAGGCGGGGGAGGTGTATAAGAGGAATGCGAATTCAAACCCTAACTCTAACCCGAATGCTAATGTTAATGCCCTAAGTAGCATAGGGAGtaggttagggttagggtttgggGGGTATGGGAGTGGGAGTGGGAGGACGGAGGAGGCGGGGGAGGTGTATAAGAGGAATGCGATAAATAAGTTAGTGGAGATGGTGCACGGGGATATAGGGGGTATGAGGAAAGAGAGGGAGGGGGAAATGGACGGATTGTTTACGGTGCAAGGAGCGTTAAGAGGGAGAGAGGAGAGGGTGAATAGAGGGTTGAAAGAGATGGTGGAGGAGAAGGAAGGGTTGGAGAATCAATTGCAGATGGGTTTGACGAATGCGGATGTGTTGGAAGGATGGGTGAAGGAGAATGAGGATAAGTTGGgaaagaagaaagttgatgaGGTTGATGAGGTGTTTGAGCCTTGTGATGTTTTGTCGAAACAGATGATTGAGACGAGTGCTAGTGATTTGGCGATTGAGGATGTGATTTATTCGCTTGATAAAGGGGTTCAAGAAGGTGTTATTCCGTTTGATCAGTATTTGAAAAATGTCAGGTTGTTGTCTAGGGAACAGTTTTTTCATCGGGCTTTGACTGCTAAGGTTAGGGCGGTTCAGATGCAGGCTCGTGTTGCTAGTATGGCTGGTCGCGCGTCCCACTATGTTATGTGACCTCGGCTTCTTGCTTGCTAGTATGGCTCCCAGGTAGAACTTCGCTCttatctctcttttttttttttttttttttttttttttgcgtttttgTCACAGTGATGTCGCAAATGATATAGATGCGTAACTTTAGGTTGCTGTTGAGATTGTTCTTTATGCTTGTTAATTTCTTAGTTTGATCAGATTTCGTTTGTGGTAACATATGGCCTTGTCATTTCATGTTTGGTTTTTTTGAGGAAGTTAGTATAACTTAGGATGCAGATGTGTGCATT
This sequence is a window from Silene latifolia isolate original U9 population chromosome 8, ASM4854445v1, whole genome shotgun sequence. Protein-coding genes within it:
- the LOC141596402 gene encoding protein ELC-like produces the protein MTQTAGQSAETLQFLSNILSQRGPSSVPYTEDVKWLIRQHLISLSQTFPSLHINSAIFTHNDGRTVNLLQTQGTIPMIYQNLTYNIPIIIWLVELYPRHPPLVFLNPTREMIIKRPHNHVTPSGMVNVPYLHNWIYPSSNLVDLAKSLGVCFALDPPLYSQRPRNYNSNPNPNPNPNPNANVSRLGLGFGGYGSGRTEEAGEVYKRNANSNPNSNPNANVNALSSIGSRLGLGFGGYGSGSGRTEEAGEVYKRNAINKLVEMVHGDIGGMRKEREGEMDGLFTVQGALRGREERVNRGLKEMVEEKEGLENQLQMGLTNADVLEGWVKENEDKLGKKKVDEVDEVFEPCDVLSKQMIETSASDLAIEDVIYSLDKGVQEGVIPFDQYLKNVRLLSREQFFHRALTAKVRAVQMQARVASMAGRASHYVM